The sequence below is a genomic window from Providencia rettgeri.
TCAAATTTACCACTTAAATGCTCAATAGAAATGTTGCTCATATCAACAGACTGAATGTATTGCTGAGTAATACTGTCCGGGATCATAGTGCTTGTGGCAATGGCGATAGCACCAGTGACGGCAAGTGCGCCATGGCATTTATGCGGCATAAAATAGCGGACATTAATTGTTCCACCGTGAATGGCAGGTGAAATCAATATGGGTTTAGGAATGACTTTTTTACTTACATCACCAAGCCCCATCATTGCCCCTGCTTTTATACGAATAGCCTCTAGCTTTTGCATAAACTCGGCATCGGACTCCAGTTGTTCCGCAGTTTCATAACCTGTTTTGTTGAGTTGAGGGGCATCAATTAACACCACAGGCGTCGCCATATCAATGCAGCTGACATCAATATCTTCAATAGTATCAATTCCATGGCCTGTAGGGAGCAATTTCCCTGTTTTTGTTCCACAAGCATTTAAGAATGTCAGTGCTACAGGCGCTGCACGACCAGGTACGCTAGCAATTTCGGTATTTCCCTCATAAGTTACATGGCCATCAGGGGTTTGTACCCTAGAGTTGATGAAAGTATTCGTATTGACATTGCGGATCCTGACGGTGGTTGTCTCACCAGAGACCGGCACCAATCCTTTTTCAATAGCAAAAGAACCCACTGCACAAAGAATATTTCCGCAATTCGGTGCGGTATCAACAAGACGTTCAGTAATAGAAACCTGAGCAAATAGGTAATCAATATCGGCATCAGGGTGGGGGGAAGGGCTAATAATAGCGACTTTACTGGTCTGTGGGCTGCCTCCACCAATGCCATCAATTTGCAAAGCATGGCCAGAACCCATAATAGCGAGGATCAGTTCATCACGTTGTTGAATATCAGTTGGAAGGTCATCAGCTAATAGAAAAACGCCTTTTGAAGTTCCGCCACGCATTAGTGTGCAAGGGATTTTTTTCATCTGTTTACCCATCATATTTCGCGCTGTAGCTGTGTTTGCTACACTCAGCCCCTCAAGTCACATACTGAAGTATGCATCCTTGGGATGTCTTTGTTTTGCCGCCTTGTTTTGTTGTTAAATAGGGCACAATCATGATTGTGCCCATCGTGTCGGTTTATTGACGAAGAATTAAATTAATCCAGTACTGATTAAAATTTCCCACCAACCTAAACCGATAGTCATGTGAACGAATAAGCTAATGAAGGCAACTAACCCACCGATGATCCACCAAGAACGGATATCGTTATAACCTGCACCGAATACGATAGGTGCTGCCGCGCCGCCATAGTGAGTCACGCTGCCGCCGTAGGCATTCGAGAACAACAATCCCAGTGCGAGTAACATCGGAGGAGCCCCAGCAACCATACCCACAGTGGCAAATACTGGAACCATGGCTGCAACGTAGGCACCACCGGAGGCGAATAAGTAGCGAATGGCAACACTGATAAACATGATGACAAAGAACGCTAACATTGCTTGATCACCGAAGGAAAGGTATTGGCTCATGGTATCGGCGAGCCACTTGAAGAAACCTGCTTTTGTGAGTACGCCTGACATGCTGATAATACCACCGTACCAAATCAGGGTATTCCAACCGCCTTTATTCTTCAGCACGTCATCCCAAGTTACAACACCAAGGATCAGGGTCAATGCCATAACTGCAATCGCGACGCTAGAGGCGCTGACGCCGATAAGGTCAGAGAAAATCCAGCCGCACAGCGCGATAACAAAGACAATCCCCAGCAACTTTTCACGCATAGTCATTGGGCCTAAATCTTCAAGGCCTTTGGCTGCGATCTCTTTATTGTTCACCTTTTTCAACTCAGGTGGATACAGTTTGTAGATCATTAATGGCGTCAAAATCAGCATAATTAAACCTGGCACGGAGGCTGCAAGTGCCCATCCGCCCCAACTTAAATGGATGCCCATAATGTCACTCATCATGGCAAGGGCGAGTGCATTCGGCGCCATTGCAGTTAAGAACATATAGCTGGTGGTTTTGGTCACCATATAGACGTTGACGAGGAGGTAGTGGCCTGCTTTACGTGGGCTTTTTTCTGGATCAGATCCTAAAGCAACGGCCACACTATTGATGATTGGGAAAACAATTCCCCCAGCACGCGCGGTATTCGATGGGGTTGCAGGCGCGATAATTAAATCAAGGATTGCGGTCACATAACCGAGCCCTAATGTTGTACCGCCTAACTTGCCAATCAAAATATAAGAAAGACGTTTACCTAAACCAGTAATAACAAAGGCAGCACTCAGAGTAAATGCAGCAAATACAAGCCATGTCGTACCGGATGCATATCCGCTTAAAACTTCACTTGCTTTGACATCTTTAGTCCCTGTTACCCCAATAATTACCGCACTCGCAGCAATAGTGGCTAATAGAATAACAGGCTCTGAATAGGGTTTAAGTACCAATCCAACAATAGCGGCAAGGTAAAGACCAAATAGCAACCATGCAATATGTGGTAGCCCCGCAGGTGTTGGTATTAAAGCAATAATAATTGGAATGGCTATTAAAACTAATAGCTTCCATATTTTTTCTTTTTGCATAAGCCAATTTCCTTGATTAAATCAATATTAAATTTATTTAATATTAAATTGAATGAACTTTAATATTAGGAATTTGTTAAAGTGACAATGTTTTTAATATGGCTGTATCTTGAATGAATATAATGAATCTTATTTTCATTACTCATTCACTCTAAGGTATATAATTTATTTAAATAATTAATTGGTTTTTATTTGGTTAATTCGTTTTAATTTTTTAAATTATCCCTGTGTTAATTAATATTAAAATAGTTACTTTATGTTAATTAAAGACTGGTTGGGTAATCGGGCAAAAAACCAAGTCAAAATTAATAAATCCGCACTTCCTCCTGGACTCATGTTTAGTTGAATACATTCACTGTCGAATTGTTTAACCTTAACTAAATCATCATCGGTATTAATACCTGAGATTAATAGCTGTTTTGCGCGTTGCTTTACCCATGTTAATCCTTTGACGCCACCGCGATTGACAATGTTTGTATCGTCATTCAGGCTCATGAGGAGAATTAAAGTATCAAGCAGGGCGATATCCGCGAGTTTGCCCTTGGTGAGTTGCTGCAAATAATAGGGAAGTGAATGTTTGATTACTAACGAATAACCGCCTTCCGCTTCACCTCTTGCGCCTGTTAACCCATGTTCCTGATATAAGCGGCGGCCAGCGGTAGGGTTTTCGGTTTTTTGTTTAAGTTCATTGGTAATTCCCTTACACATACTGGCAACCAAGAAGCTCACACTTTCAGGTGAAACAAATTGTTGTTGTGCAATCAAACGGCCTATTACGGTTAAAACTAAACCCAAGGAAAAGATACTGCCTTTATGGGTATTAACCCCTTTAGTCGCACGGAACATCGACTTTTCGCAATCTATGCCGATAGGGCGAATGAGGGGTAATAGTTGTTCGATAGGACAATCTTTATATTGGGCACCTGCCTGTAAAAACCGAGGAAAATGTATTGCGATGGCATTGGCACTTAAATGAAAGTCAGTAAGGGCCATATCTTTATGGGCACCAGTATTGTGTCTGTCGACTAACCCAGGCTTAGGAGTTAAATTCACTTCGGCTAACATCGCATGCCATGCTAATTGGCTGTAATAGCTAGCTAATTTCTCATTTATATGGCTGAGCTGTTTAGTAGGTTGCATTCGCTAGCGCCTCAATACGATTAAGTATCTCAACCAATGAATGTGTTCGCTGACGAGCACAAATTTTCGCTTCATTTTCACAAATTAAGCATTGCCTTGGTGGTAAATTTAACTGGGAGCGCGAATATTGCTGCCCATTCGCATCAAATACATCAAAATCCCATAATCGACCAGCAGGAGACGACTCTTCTAGGTAAATTAACGCTTTTTTAATCTCGATAGCATCGCCGTCAACAGCGACCAAACACTCTGGTCCAGTTTTTAACGCCCACGATTGTTGTGATAAAAACACCCACTGCCCGCATGAAGCAATTTGTTTAAGCGCATTTAGGCCCTGATTAAACACATGTCTAACAAGAGAGTTGTCTTTGACAGCTCCAGGAAAAACGACAGTAAATGAAATCAAGGTTACCTGATGGAGACCAATCCATGCTTGTTGACGAGCCAGACGGGCATCTCGGCTATCCAACAGTTCAGGTAAAGAAATTTCAAATTGCTCTTGAGTATCAGGCAGTGGGCAAAACATAGTTTACTCCTTCACTTGATGAACAACATCAATGACTGAGCCATCACGATAACGCACAACAGCAACGACTTTATCTGTAAATTCAATTGGGTTAGGCGTTCCAGTGAGTAATTGTGCTCGTTCTCTTAACCAGCTCATTGAAACGGTTTTGATACCTTGGTTTTCAAGTTGCTGTTTTAATTCAGGACGAGCAGGGTTAACGGTGATCCCATGGTCAGTGACCAAAATATCTACACTTGACCCCGGCGTTACACAAGTGAGCACCTCGTCCACTAAAGTTGGAATGCGTCCACGCACCAGAGGAGCAACAATGATAGACAGTTTAGAGGCAACGGCAGTATCGCTATGGCCACCAGAAGCACCACGAATAACCCCATCAGAACCCGTTAACACATTGACATTAAAGCGTGTATCGATTTCTAGCGCACTCAGCACAACCACATCAAGCATATCAACAGAGGCACCTTTTGAGTCAAAACAAGCGTATTGATTTGCACTGATTTCAATGTGATTTGGGTTGCGAGCGAGCGACTCAGCCGCTGCTTTATCGAAGCTTTGAACGTCTAATAATTTGCGAATTAAGCCTTTTTCATGCAAGTCAACAATGGTTGATGTAATGCCACCTAAAGCAAATCCCGCAGTAATATTATGGCGTCTCATTTTATCTTCAAGGAAACGAGTCACGGCAAGAGAAGCACCACCCGTGCCGGTTTGTAGTGAAAAACCCTCTTTGAAGTAGCCCGACTTTTCGATCACATCAGCGGCAGTACGTGCGATCAGAAGTTCACGAGGGTTTGATGTCATGCGAGTCGCATCAGCCCCGATTTTATCTGCATCACCCACGCGTTTAACTTTGACGATATAATCGACTTCATCTTGTTTAATACTGGAAGGGTTATGAGGGTAATCTAATACTTCCTCAGTCAGCATCACCACTTTTTTTGCGGTTTCAGCATCAATTTTGGCGTAACCTAACGAACCACAGCAGGCTGTTCCTGTATATCCGTTTGCATTACCGTATTCATCACATGATGGGACGCCAATAAAGGCCACATCAATAACGAGTTCACCATTATGAATTAGATTGGCTCTTCCTCCATGTGAATGGATTTGTACAGGTTCTTCTAATTCACCCCGTGAAACAGCTTCAGCGAGTGGACCCCGGATACCTGAAGTATAAATTTTACGAATAACGCCATGACGAATATGATCAACAAGAGGTGAGTGGCAAGCACTTAATGAACTGGATGCAAGTGTTAAGTTGCGAAAGCCCATTTCTGCAATAACTTGTATCACCATGTTGACGGTAAGATCGCCGCCACGGAAGGCGTGATGGAAAGAAATTGTCATGCCGTCTTTAAGGCCAGAACGACGAATAGCGACTTGTAAATCATCACACAATTTGCGGTTTCTCGGTTTTTGCACTTGCTGCTGCACTTTAC
It includes:
- a CDS encoding 4-oxalomesaconate tautomerase, with the protein product MKKIPCTLMRGGTSKGVFLLADDLPTDIQQRDELILAIMGSGHALQIDGIGGGSPQTSKVAIISPSPHPDADIDYLFAQVSITERLVDTAPNCGNILCAVGSFAIEKGLVPVSGETTTVRIRNVNTNTFINSRVQTPDGHVTYEGNTEIASVPGRAAPVALTFLNACGTKTGKLLPTGHGIDTIEDIDVSCIDMATPVVLIDAPQLNKTGYETAEQLESDAEFMQKLEAIRIKAGAMMGLGDVSKKVIPKPILISPAIHGGTINVRYFMPHKCHGALAVTGAIAIATSTMIPDSITQQYIQSVDMSNISIEHLSGKFEVSLSQQGNSPEGLQASIIRTARKLFEGNVYVPSN
- a CDS encoding anion permease, with translation MQKEKIWKLLVLIAIPIIIALIPTPAGLPHIAWLLFGLYLAAIVGLVLKPYSEPVILLATIAASAVIIGVTGTKDVKASEVLSGYASGTTWLVFAAFTLSAAFVITGLGKRLSYILIGKLGGTTLGLGYVTAILDLIIAPATPSNTARAGGIVFPIINSVAVALGSDPEKSPRKAGHYLLVNVYMVTKTTSYMFLTAMAPNALALAMMSDIMGIHLSWGGWALAASVPGLIMLILTPLMIYKLYPPELKKVNNKEIAAKGLEDLGPMTMREKLLGIVFVIALCGWIFSDLIGVSASSVAIAVMALTLILGVVTWDDVLKNKGGWNTLIWYGGIISMSGVLTKAGFFKWLADTMSQYLSFGDQAMLAFFVIMFISVAIRYLFASGGAYVAAMVPVFATVGMVAGAPPMLLALGLLFSNAYGGSVTHYGGAAAPIVFGAGYNDIRSWWIIGGLVAFISLFVHMTIGLGWWEILISTGLI
- the citG gene encoding triphosphoribosyl-dephospho-CoA synthase CitG, which translates into the protein MQPTKQLSHINEKLASYYSQLAWHAMLAEVNLTPKPGLVDRHNTGAHKDMALTDFHLSANAIAIHFPRFLQAGAQYKDCPIEQLLPLIRPIGIDCEKSMFRATKGVNTHKGSIFSLGLVLTVIGRLIAQQQFVSPESVSFLVASMCKGITNELKQKTENPTAGRRLYQEHGLTGARGEAEGGYSLVIKHSLPYYLQQLTKGKLADIALLDTLILLMSLNDDTNIVNRGGVKGLTWVKQRAKQLLISGINTDDDLVKVKQFDSECIQLNMSPGGSADLLILTWFFARLPNQSLINIK
- the citX gene encoding citrate lyase holo-[acyl-carrier protein] synthase, with translation MFCPLPDTQEQFEISLPELLDSRDARLARQQAWIGLHQVTLISFTVVFPGAVKDNSLVRHVFNQGLNALKQIASCGQWVFLSQQSWALKTGPECLVAVDGDAIEIKKALIYLEESSPAGRLWDFDVFDANGQQYSRSQLNLPPRQCLICENEAKICARQRTHSLVEILNRIEALANATY
- the citF gene encoding citrate lyase subunit alpha translates to MTNNTQRQARVSAYLQPSTDDVLREFKDIGKVQQQVQKPRNRKLCDDLQVAIRRSGLKDGMTISFHHAFRGGDLTVNMVIQVIAEMGFRNLTLASSSLSACHSPLVDHIRHGVIRKIYTSGIRGPLAEAVSRGELEEPVQIHSHGGRANLIHNGELVIDVAFIGVPSCDEYGNANGYTGTACCGSLGYAKIDAETAKKVVMLTEEVLDYPHNPSSIKQDEVDYIVKVKRVGDADKIGADATRMTSNPRELLIARTAADVIEKSGYFKEGFSLQTGTGGASLAVTRFLEDKMRRHNITAGFALGGITSTIVDLHEKGLIRKLLDVQSFDKAAAESLARNPNHIEISANQYACFDSKGASVDMLDVVVLSALEIDTRFNVNVLTGSDGVIRGASGGHSDTAVASKLSIIVAPLVRGRIPTLVDEVLTCVTPGSSVDILVTDHGITVNPARPELKQQLENQGIKTVSMSWLRERAQLLTGTPNPIEFTDKVVAVVRYRDGSVIDVVHQVKE